The Anas platyrhynchos isolate ZD024472 breed Pekin duck chromosome Z, IASCAAS_PekinDuck_T2T, whole genome shotgun sequence genome includes a window with the following:
- the TTC39B gene encoding tetratricopeptide repeat protein 39B isoform X2: MDLKTALEECSMALNLFLNNKFSEALELLRPWSKDSMYHALGYSTILVMQAAMTFEQQDIQMGISTMKDALQTCQRFRKRNTVVESLSNLVSKQSVDQLSEEEMHAEICYAECLLQKAALTFVQDENMINFIKGGLKIRTSYQIYKECHQVLQMTQGNKSKNETYHQFEGGVKLGIGAFNLMLSLLPGRILRLLEFIGFSGNRELGLHQLQEGASGSSLRAILCTFTLLVYHTYVSLILGTGDTNLEEADSLLEPYLQKFPNGSIILFYAARIDILKGNFEKAQLTFQECIAAQQEWKQIHHLCYWELMWCYTFQQNWLQAYRYADLLSKENRWSKAIYVFQKAAILCMLPEEDLKKTGEDIVSLFRQVEGLKQRIAGKSIPTEKFAVRKARRYACSQPVKLILPALEMMYVWNGFAIVGKRVDLTENLLVTIEKEETALQNETNRNEYYMDDMCMLQLLKGLCLKHLGRLMQAELCFNQVIQSEKQIKYDSYLVPFTMYELGLLYKQQGEREKAVRYIETAKNNYKEYSMESRLHFRIHAALDSLKVSPASTP, encoded by the exons GTCTAAAGATAGTATGTACCATGCCCTTGGATACAGCACTATTTTAGTTATGCAAGCTGCTATGACCTTTGAACAACAGGATATACAAATGGGAATTTCTACAATGAAAGACGCTTTGCAAACCTGCCAAAG attcaggaaaagaaacacagtGGTAGAGTCCTTGTCCAATCTAGTTTCTAAACAGTCAGTGGATCAGTTGAGTGAAG AGGAAATGCATGCTGAAATCTGCTATGCTGAATGTTTactgcagaaagcagctctCACCTTTGTACAG gatGAAAATATGATCAACTTTATCAAAGGTGGCCTCAAAATTAGGACGAGTTATCAAATATACAA GGAATGTCATCAGGTGCTACAGATGACTCAggggaacaaaagcaaaaatgaaacttATCACCAATTTGAAGGAGGAGTAAAACTTGGAATCGGAGCATTCAATTTG ATGCTGTCATTGTTACCGGGAAGGATCCTCCGACTTTTAGAATTTATTGGATTTTCTGGCAACAGG gAGTTAGGCCTCCATCAACTACAGGAAGGTGCATCTGGCAGCAGTTTGAGGGCCATTCTGTGTACTTTCACCCTGCTGGTTTATCATACTTACGTCTCCTTAATCCTTG GTACAGGGGACACCAACCTCGAGGAAGCAGACAGTCTTCTTGAACCCTACCTCCAGAAGTTTCCAAAT GGTTCCATTATTCTCTTTTATGCTGCCAGAATAGATATACTGAAAGGAAATTTTGAAAAG GCACAGTTAACGTTCCAGGAATGCATAGCAGCCCAGCAAGAATGGAAGCAGATTCATCATCTCTGTTACTGGGAACTAATGTGGTGCTACACATTCCAGCAAAACTGGCTTCAAGCGTATCGGTATGCAGACCTCCTCAGCAAAGAGAACAGGTGGTCTAAG GCAATATATGTATTCCAGAAAGCAGCAATTTTATGTATGCTTCCAGAGGAAGATTTGAAAAAGACTGGTGAGGACATTGTGTCTTTGTTCAG ACAAGTGGAAGGTCTAAAACAGAGAATTGCAGGAAAATCTATCCCAACTGAGAAGTTTGCAGTAAGGAAAGCGCGGCGCTATGCATGTTCTCAACCAGTGAAGCTGATATTACCTGCCTTG GAAATGATGTATGTCTGGAATGGCTTTGCAATTGTGGGCAAAAGAGTGGACCTTACTGAAAATTTATTGGTAACaattgaaaaagaagaaactgctCTGCAAAATGAAACTA ACCGCAATGAATACTATATGGATGACATGTGCATGTTGCAGCTACTGAAGGGTCTCTGCCTTAAACACTTGGGAAGACTCATGCAAGCTGAACTGTGTTTCAATCAAGTAATTCAAAG tgagaaacaaataaaatatgataGCTATTTGGTGCCATTCACCATGTACGAACTGGGTCTTCTGTACAAACAACAGggtgagagagaaaaagcagtaaGATACATAGAAACTGCAAA AAACAACTACAAAGAATACTCCATGGAGTCCAGGTTGCACTTCAGGATTCATGCAGCACTTGACAGCTTGAAAGTGTCGCCTGCTTCAACACCTTGA